In Marasmius oreades isolate 03SP1 chromosome 1, whole genome shotgun sequence, one DNA window encodes the following:
- a CDS encoding uncharacterized protein (BUSCO:EOG0926347K): MSTVSPASKKQKLQKVIGTHNGTFHCDEALAVFLLRQTAVYRDSDLKRTRDPSVLDTCDIVVDVGAVYDESKQRFDHHQRGFTEVFGHGYETKLSSAGLVFKHFGKEIISNVAQLNVDHENVHTLWLKMYKEFIEAIDAVDNGISQYPTDLKPRYTNRTDLSSRVAALNPPWNQTLDAAGVDAQFLRASSLTGGEFMGKLSYYANAWLPARELLTEAMAKSRANIDSTGKIILLEQFLPWKEHLFELETKSGGPPAALYIIYPDEFGGNWRVQAVPVSPDSFESRKALPEKWRGVRDDELSKISGVDGCIFVHASGFIGGNKTKEGAMQLTKLALEL; this comes from the exons ATGTCTACGGTCTCTCCTGCCAGCAAAAAGCAAAAGCTGCAAAAG GTCATCGGGACTCACAACGGAACATTTCACTGCGACGAAGCCCTCGCCGTTTTTCTTCTGCGTCAGACCGCTGTCTATCGTGATTCGG ATCTCAAACGCACACGCGACCCGAGTGTTCTCGATACTTGCGATATCGTGGTGGACGTCGGTGCTGTATACGATGAATCAAAGCAAAGATTTGACCACCATCAACGAGGTTTCACTGAAGTTTTTGGACATGGGTACGAAACAAAATTGAGCTCTGCAGGGCTCGTGTTCAA GCATTTTGGAAAAGAGATCATCTCCAACGTCGCTCAACTGAATGTCGATCATGAAAACGTCCATACCTTGTGGTTGAAGATGTACAAG GAATTTATCGAAGCCATCGACGCGGTTGATAACGGCATTTCTCAATATCCGACGGATCTGAAGCCGAGATACACAAATCGTACGGATTTGTCCAGTCGGGTGGCTGCCCTGAACCCACCTTGGAATCAGACACTTGATGCAGCTGGCGTGGAT GCCCAATTTTTAAGAGCATCTTCCTTGACAGGTGGAGAGTTTATGGGAAAACTCAGCTACTACGCCAATGCTTGGCTACCTGCAAGAGAGTTACTGACTGAAGCGATGGCCAAGAGCAGAGCGAATATAGACTCGACCGGGAAGATCATCCTTTTGGAGCAATTTTTACCCTGGAAA GAGCATTTATTCGAACTCGAAACCAAGAGCGGCGGTCCGCCTGCCGCACTATACATCATATATCCAGACGAGTTTGGTGGTAATTGGCGTGTTCAAGCTGTTCCCGTTTCGCCCGATAGTTTCGAAAGTCGTAAAGCGCTTCCAGAGAAATGGAGAGGTGTACGGGACGATGAGCTCAGCAAGATTAGTGGCGTAGACGGTTGCATTTTTGTGCATGCAAGTGGCTTCATCGGTG GAAATAAAACAAAAGAAGGAGCGATGCAACTTACAAAATTGGCACTCGAGTTGTAA
- the TEF1 gene encoding translation elongation factor EF-1 alpha yields MGKEKSHVNVVVIGHVDSGKSTTTGHLIYKCGGIDKRTIEKFEKEAAELGKGSFKYAWVLDKLKAERERGITIDIALWKFETPKYMVTVIDAPGHRDFIKNMITGTSQADCAILIIAGGTGEFEAGISKDGQTREHALLAFTLGVRQLIVAVNKMDTTKWSEDRFNEIVKETSTFIKKVGYNPKAVAFVPISGWHGDNMMEESSNMTWYKGWTKETKGGVVKGKTLLDAIDAIEPPVRPHDKPLRLPLQDVYKIGGIGTVPVGRVETGIIKAGMVVTFAPSNVTTEVKSVEMHHEQLEQGNPGDNVGFNVKNVSVKDIRRGNVASDSKNDPAKEAASFNAQVIVLNHPGQIGAGYAPVLDCHTAHIACKFSELLEKIDRRTGKSIENSPKFVKSGDACIVKLIPSKPMCVESYSEYPPLGRFAVRDMRQTVAVGIIKSVDKTDKSGGKVTKSAEKAAKKK; encoded by the exons ATGGGAAAGGAAAAATCTCACGTTAACGTCGTCG TCATCGGTCATGTCGATTCTGGAAAGTCGACAACTACCGGACACTTGATTTACAAGTGTGGTGGTATTGACAAGCGTACCATCGAAAAGTTCGAGAAGGAAGCTGCTGAGTTGGGCAAGGGTTCCTTCAAGTATG CTTGGGTGCTAGACAAGCTCAAGGCTGAGCGCGAACGTGGTATTACCATCGATATTGCTCTCTGGAAATTCGAGACCCCCAAATACATGGTCACT GTCATTGATGCTCCCGGACATCGTGATTTCATCAAAAACATGATCACTGGTACCTCTCAGGCTGACTGTGCCATCCTCATCATTGCTGGTGGTACTGGTGAGTTCGAGGCTGGTATCTCCAAGGATGGCCAGACTCGTGAGCATGCTTTGCTCGCCTTCACACTCGGTGTCAGGCAACTCATTGTCGCCGTCAACAAGATGGACACCACTAAA TGGAGCGAGGATCGTTTCAACGAAATCGTCAAGGAAACCTCCACCTTCATTAAAAAAGTCGGCTACAACCCCAAGGCTGTCGCTTTCGTCCCCATCTCTGGATGGCACGGTGACAACATGATGGAGGAGTCCAGCAA TATGACATGGTACAAGGGCTGGACAAAGGAAACCAAGGGTGGTGTCGTCAAGGGCAAGACTCTTCTCGATGCCATTGATGCTATCGAACCCCCCGTCCGTCCCCACGACAAGCCTCTCCGACTCCCTCTTCAGGATGTCTATAAAATCGGTGGTATTGGAACAGTGCCTGTTGGTCGTGTCGAGACTGGCATCATCAAGGCTGGAATGGTCGTCACTTTTGCTCCTTCCAACGTAACAACTGAAGTCAAGTCGGTCGAAATGCACCACGAACAGCTCGAGCAAGGTAACCCTGGTGACAACGTCGGTTTCAACGTCAA GAACGTCTCTGTTAAGGATATCCGTCGTGGAAATGTCGCCTCCGATTCCAAGAATGATCCTGCGAAGGAAGCCGCTTCGTTCAACGCTCAAGTCATCGTCCTCAACCACCCTGGTCAGATTGGTGCCGGCTATGCTCCGGTCTTGGATTGCCACACCGCCCACATTGCCTGCAAGTTCTCTGAACTCCTTGAGAAGATCGATCGTCGAACCGGAAAGTCTATTGAGAACTCTCCCAAGTTCGTCAAGTCTGGTGATGCTTGCATTGTCAAACTTATTCCCAGCAAGCCCATG TGTGTCGAGTCGTACTCCGAGTACCCTCCTCTCGGTCGTTTCGCTGTCCGTGACATGAGGCAGACTGTCGCTGTCGGTATCATCAAATCCGTCGATAAGACTGACAAGTCCGGTGGAAAGG TGACGAAGTCCGCAGAGAAGGCTGCCAAGAAGAAGTAA
- the DRS1 gene encoding nucleolar DEAD-box protein required for synthesis of 60S ribosomal subunit produces the protein MDDFIMTIDSDTEDVPVPSKTNEDAHFDTNFTFDVTIDPYTDLVEDRGVGADTLAKGTRLEPISIDDIIARRRVAFKRKRKTTDGEDSDDYDEESEDEDGESDEDVEEFDGIQTDQAEEEDPLATSGEEDEDEHEHEGDNEEASPEEGSSSSDESEEETQLEKDRKTAFFETPSSFSDAHDSFITMNLSRPLLKSLTTMGFQKPTPIQAATIPMALLGKDIVGGAVTGSGKTAAFTIPMIERLLYRGKGKKAAATRCLVLVPTRELAVQCFEVGTKLATHTDIAFCLIVGGLSLKSQEAVLRNRPDVVIATPGRLIDHIHNSPSFTLENLDILVLDEADRILSDGFADELAEIVKSCPKSRQTMLFSATMTDSVDELVKMSLNKPVRLFVDPKRTMARGLVQEFVRVRAGKETERSALLVTLCKRTFKSNVIIFVRSKKLAHQLRIVFSLVGLKSEELHGDLTQEQRLKALQQFRDGAVDYLLATDLASRGLDIKGIETVINYDMPGQLAQYLHRVGRTARAGANGRSVTLVGEADRKMLKAAIKHGAGEDKVRHRIVPSEAVAKWVEKLEELKDEIAEILKEEKEEKQLRQADMELKKGQNMIEHEAEIFSRPARAWFQSEKEKKTTQALSKQEHEGRHTVTKQKKDIKEDKPKRDKFAGLSRKAKRRKLAMETDAEDGDGGAIKAAIRSAKKAARPAKIGDPERRRPASSRIKSRKKTRATTARISWGGGSFRKDFGDNAQNRTEGVRAKKGDNVGGMGKKGKHTKNKSKGK, from the exons ATGGACGACTTCATCATGACTATCGATTCTGACACGGAGGATGTTCCTGTTCCTTCAAAGACAAACGAAGACGCTCATTTTGACACGAATTTCACTTTTGACGTGACTATCGATCCATACACAGACCTAGTCGAGGACCGTGGTGTTGGTGCGGATACACTTGCTAAAGGTACAAGATTG GAACCGATATCAATTGACGACATTATCGCCCGTCGAAGGGTAGCATTTAAacggaaaagaaaaacaactGATGGGGAAGATTCAGACGACTACGACGAAGAatctgaggatgaggatggagaGAGTGACGAAGATGTTGAAGAGTTTGACGGTATACAGACCGACCAAGCCGAGGAGGAAGACCCTTTGGCTACTTCcggtgaagaggatgaagacgaaCACGAACACGAGGGGGACAATGAGGAAGCTTCACCAGAAGAAGGTTCCAGCTCATCAGACGAGTCTGAGGAAGAGACTCAATTAGAAAAGGATCGCAAAACAGCTTTTTTTGAGACACCGTCGTCGTTCTCCGATGCCCATGATTCGTTTATCACCATGAATCTTTCTCGCCCGCTTTTGAAATCCCTTACCACAATGGGATTCCAGAAGCCCACCCCGATTCAAGCCGCTACGATACCTATGGCATTACTTGGCAAAGATATTGTCGGAGGAGCCGTGACGGGTTCCGGAAAAACAGCAGCGTTCACTATACCGATGATAGAACGTTTGTTATACCGTGGAAAAGGTAAAAAGGCCGCCGCTACGCGCTGTCTGGTCTTAGTTCCCACTAGGGAATTGGCAGTCCAGTGTTTTGAAGTCGGAACTAAGTTAGCGACTCATACGGACATTGCATTTTGCCTAATCGTCG GTGGCCTTTCGCTCAAGTCCCAAGAGGCAGTGCTTCGGAATCGACCTGACGTGGTTATTGCCACTCCCGGTCGACTTATCGACCACATACACAATTCACCGTCGTTTACCCTTGAGAACCTCGACATCTTGGTTCTCGACGAAGCCGACAGGATACTTTCAGACGGATTTGCTGACGAGCTGGCAGAAATCGTTAAGTCTTGCCCCAAGTCTCGGCAGACCATGTTGTTCTCTGCTACGATGACCGACTCTGTTGACGAGCTCGTGAAGATGTCACTCAACAAACCCGTTCGCCTCTTCGTCGATCCAAAGCGAACTATGGCCCGGGGATTGGTGCAAGAATTCGTCAGGGTACGTGCAGGTAAAGAGACGGAGCGTTCGGCTTTACTTGTGACCCTCTGTAAACGGACGTTCAAAAGCAACGTTATAATCTTTGTGCGAAGTAAGAAACTTGCGCATCAACTTCGAATAGTCTTTTCCTTGGTCGGCTTGAAGAGTGAAGAATTGCACGGTGACTTGACACAAGAGCAG AGATTGAAAGCTTTGCAACAGTTCAGGGACGGTGCAGTTGACTACTTGCTGGCCACAGACCTAGCGTCTCGTGGTCTGGATATTAAGGGCATCGAAACGGTGATAAACTATGATATGCCTGGTCAGCTTGCTCAGTATCTGCACCGTGTGGGAAGGACTGCTCGAGCTGGTGCCAATGGCAG ATCTGTGACTCTCGTAGGAGAAGCAGATCGTAAAATGCTTAAGGCTGCCATCAAGCACGGCGCAGGAGAAGACAAAGTCCGCCATCGAATTGTCCCCTCAGAGGCAGTCGCGAAATGGGTTGAAAAATTGGAGGAACTCAAGGACGAGATTGCAGAAATTttgaaagaagagaaggaagaaaaacaa TTACGTCAAGCAGATATGGAACTCAAGAAGGGCCAGAACATGATCGAACATGAAGCAGAAATATTTTCTAGACCTGCGAGGGCATGGTTCCAATCggaaaaggagaagaagactacACAAG CTCTCAGTAAGCAAGAGCACGAGGGAAGACATACCGTCACcaagcagaagaaggacaTTAAAGAAGATAAA CCAAAGCGTGATAAATTCGCTGGTCTGTCGCGGAAAGCTAAGCGAAGAAAGTTGGCAATGGAAACAGACGCTGAGGATGGAGACGGTGGTGCCATTAAAGCTGCCATACGATCTGCGAAGAAAGCTGCGCGCCCAGCCAAGATAGGTGATCCCGAGAGACGAAGACCTGCGTCTTCGAGAATAaaatcgaggaagaaaaCCCGTGCAACGACCGCCCGTATCTCTTGGGGCGGAGGCTCCTTCAGGAAGGACTTTGGAGACAACGCACAAAATCGAACTGAGGGTGTCCGGGCCAAAAAAGGTGATAACGTTGGAGGGATGGGTAAGAAAGGGAAACACACCAAGAACAAGAGCAAAGGGAAATAA
- a CDS encoding uncharacterized protein (BUSCO:EOG09262WFG) — protein MLEAGTRITVRRTVPAHRGHEYRLITLAGSLLDSELSGWLQNVLPTDETFPIPGCKAIIAPHAGYSYSGPVAAWAYKAIDTSGIRRVFILGPSHHVYLDGCALSSCTDYATPIGDLPLDVETILELKETGKFATFDLEDDEAEHSLEMHLPYIRKVFEGKDIKIVPIIVGAISVEKESNFGTLLAPYLARSDTLFVISSDFCHWGTRFSYTFYYPKPSPSDGIRLSRTVGPSSDYPIYESIRQLDHEATTILTIPPSTASETHAQFAKYLVKTKNTICGRHPIGVLLGTLTALEKQKESTVRPTIKWVRYEQSSACETVKDSSVSYASAWIKL, from the exons ATGCTGGAAGCTGGTACACGGATAACGGTTCGCCGCACTGTACCTGCACACAGGGGACATGAATATCGATTAATTACTCTTGCAGGCTCACTACTTGACTCCGAGCTATCTGGATGGCTCCAAAACGTCCTACCTACAGATGAAACATTCCCCATCCCAGGATGTAAGGCAATTATTGCACC GCATGCGGGTTACTCTTATTCCGGTCCTGTTGCAGCTTGGGCATACAAAGCCATAGATACTTCCGGGAT CCGTCGTGTCTTCATACTTGGTCCTTCTCACCACGTATACTTGGACGGGTGTGCCCTTTCCTCTTGCACAGACTACGCTACACCCATCGGGGACCTACCGCTTGACGTTGAAA CTATACTTGAGCTCAAAGAAACCGGAAAGTTTGCGACTTTCGACTTGGAGGATGACGAGGCAGAACACAGTCTTGAAATGCATTTACCGTACATCAGGAAGGTGTTTGAGGG GAAGGACATTAAGATCGTGCCAATCATTGTAGGCGCGATTTCCGTGGAAAAGGAGTCCAACTTTGGAACTCTTCTTGCCCCTTATCTTGCCCGAAGCGATACCCTTTTCGTCATATCTAGCGACTTTTGTCACTG GGGGACTCGGTTCAGCTACACGTTTTACTACCCCAAACCCTCGCCCAGTGATGGAATACGGTTGTCACGAACTGTCGGTCCTTCGTCTGACTACCCTATCTACGAATCTATTCGACAGCTAGATCACGAAGCTACCACCATCCTGACTATCCCACCTTCGACTGCATCCGAGACCCACGCCCAATTTGCAAAGTATTTGGTCAAGACCAAGAACACGATATGTGGTCGACACCCCATTGGCGTCCTCCTCGGTACCTTAACCGCTttggaaaagcagaaagagaGCACCGTTCGACCTACGATCAAGTGGGTTCGTTACGAGCAAAGCAGCGCTTGCGAAACGGTCAAAGATTCCAGTGTTAGTTACGCCAGTGCTTGGATAAAGTTGTAG
- the RPL32 gene encoding 60S ribosomal protein L32 produces the protein MAVKTPIVKKRTKHFKRHQSDRYHSVKEAWRKPKGIDNRVRRRFKGQSAMPKIGYGSNKKTRHLLPNGLKKFLVSNVRELDLLLMHNKSYAAEVAHNVSSRNRTTLLERAKVLGVKVTNSTARLRSEE, from the exons ATGGCCGTCAAGACTCCCATTGTTAAGAAGCGCACAAAGCACTTCAA GCGTCACCAGTCCGATCGTTACCACAGTGTAAAGGAGGCATGGCGGAAGCCCAAAGGTATCGATAACAGAGTGAGGCGTCGCTTCAAGGGTCAATCTGCTATGCCCAAA ATCGGTTATGGAAGCAACAAAAAGACCAGACATCTTCTCCCTAATGGattgaagaaattcctcgtTAGCAACGTGCGTGAACTCGATCTTCTGCTCATGCACAACAAAAGCTATGCTGCCGAGGTTGCGCACAACGTCAGCAGCCGAAACCGCACAACGCTACTGGAGAG GGCAAAGGTTCTTGGGGTCAAGGTCACCAACTCAACGGCTCGTTTGCGGTCAGAGGAGTAG